The DNA segment TTTTGTATAAATGAGCCAACAATAGGGCTGTAAAGTTTCAACTCCGCTCCGCTCGGGTCAAAATCAACACTATCCGTAAAATATCCTGTAATTACCAATTCCCCATCGTTGGTCAAATGTACGCTTTGCGCGCGGTCGTCGTTGGCTGCTCCGTGACGGTTTGCCCATAAAAAATTGCCCGCACTGTCTAATTTCACTAATAAAATATCTCTGTTTCCTGCCGAAGTAAGAGAATATACCCCTGAACCCGGATCGCAGTCAATCGTTGAGAAAAAGTAACCTGCTAAATAAACACTCCCTGTTTTATCAGTTACGATGGAATGCCCGTAATCATAGGAGCTCCCACCGATTGATTTTGCCCAAATAAAATTACCTGAGGTATCAATTTTATGAACAAAGGCATCAATAAAACCAACACTCATAAGGTTATGGGATGAAGAAGAAGGGTCAAAATCAACCGTGCCCTCATAATATCCTGTTACATAAACACTTCCATCATTACTAAAAGCAACTGAGTTTCCGAAATCATCGCCTGTAGCACCAAATGAATACGCCCATCTATACTGCCCATTCTTGTTTAATGAAAGGATGAAATAATCAGAATTACCTGCGCCGGTGCGAGAAGCTGTGTTTGGACCCGGATCAAAATCAATAGTGTTTTGAAAGTACCCTGTAATGTATATGTTTTCATTATCGTCTATTGCCAATGATGTTGCATAATCAATCCCTGAGCCCGGAAAGGTGTTATCCCAGATTAAAGCGCCCTTTGCGTCGTATTTTTTTACGAAGAAATCGTTATCTACCGACCCGCAAACATACATTTGGCCGTTAGACGCGTGTTGAACTGCCGACACACTGCTGAACTTACTTGCTTTTCCCTCGGTTTTAACCCAATGGGTATAAAACGGCTGTGCTGATGTTGAATAGTGAATAAGGAGGTAAAAAAACAATACAATCCATTTGTAGTAATTCTTCATAGTTATGATTTGGTTATTTGCCGATAAAACTGTGCCATAATTGCATGTTTATAAACATTATAGCTTTTGAATACCTACTTAATATTTTGAAAACAATAATATCCTTATCTTCGCAGTTACATAAGGCATTATGATAGAGGCCATCAAATATTTTTTTGAGAAAAAAGCGTTTGGGGTTTGCACCTACTTAGGCGAAAAAATCGGCATTAGTTCCGGTCGTATTCGCTTGTATTTTATTTACACCTCGTTTATCACTATGGGGTCGCCTGTTATAATTTATCTTATTCTGGCTTTTTGGGTAAACCTGCGCAACTACATCTACAAACGCCGCACATCGGTGTGGGATTTATAATCCGTTTATCCTAATCCACCCCTCACCACCTATATTTGCCCCAAGTTTATTTCCTATTACATAATCCGCTCTATGCGCAATAGCCGCTCTCCGCTTGCCATTATGTTCCTCACCATTTTTATTGATTTGATGGGGTTTGGCATTATAATACCTATTCTACCCAACCTTTCGGTAGAGCTTACAGGGTCAAAATCATCGTTGGCTGTTGCCGGAGTGTACGCGCTGATGAACTTTATTTTTGCTCCGTTTTGGGGCACTCTTAGCGACCGTTATGGTCGTCGCCCAATTATTTTAGTCAGCATTTTATTAACTGCCGGAGCAAACTTCTTATTCGGGTTTGTAACAGCATTTTGGATATTGATTTTACAACGGGCTTTGGCCGGCATAGGCTCAGCCAACATATCTGCAGCAAATGCCTATGTGGCCGATATTTCAACCCCTGAAAACCGCACCAAAAACATGGCACTTGTGGGTGCTGCCTTCGGATTAGGCTTCATTTTCGGGCCTGCCATCGGCGGTTATTTGGGCAAGCATTACGGCATTTTCGGTATCGGGGCATTTTCAGCCGCCCTTTCGGTGGTAAATTTTGTAATGGCCTATTTCTTATTGCCTGAATCGTTGGCCGAGAAAAACCATGCTGCCCGTTTCGAGCTAAAACCCGTTACCCAATTAATAAGTGCACTTAAAGTGCCTGTAGTACGCGAACTGTTATCTTTAAACTTTGTGTTTACCCTTGCCTTTAGCATGATGCAAATAACCGCGGCGGTGCTTTGGAAAGGAATGTACGGTTTGGATGAATCACAAATAGGTTATGTGTTCTCGTTTATCGGGCTTTCATCAGCACTGGTTCAAGGAGTTTTGGTGGGGAGAATGAATAAACGCTTCGGCGAAAAGAAACTTTTGTATGCAGGATTGATTTTTATGGCTGTGGGCTTAATTGCTATGCCTATTGTACCTGCTGAACACTTTTATTTAGAATTAGCTGCCCTTGCGTTAATAGCCTTGGCAAACGGGTGCATCACCCCCAGTGTATTAGGATTGCTATCAAAAACTGCCTCAAAAGCCGAGCAAGGAAAAATGCTTGGGCTTAACCAATCGGCGGGCTCTTTGGCAAGGGTATTCGGTCCTGCTGTAGGTGGTATTGCTTACGATTTAAACTTTCACGCCCCCTATTTTGCAGGAGCATTAATCTGTTTAGCTACGTTATATCTTGTGTATGATTTAATGCGAAACAAAGCCCTTAAATAAGCTTTAAGCGACTACTAATTATCTTCTCTGGATTGTTGCGTCTTTCACTCAATGGAATGCAATCATGCGTTTCATAGTACTATAATTAAGCTTTATTAATTTCCCTCCCAATAAACAGGTTGCTTTAACACATTTATAAATAGTACCGTGTATAAACAAAAACGCCCGTTGCAAATGCAACGGGCGTTTTTTATAGTGTTGTTTGATACTATTACCTTAGCAAGGTAACAGTTCCGTAGAAGCTGTATTGTTTGCCTGAGAAGCTGGTAACATTCACCACATAGGTGTAAACATCCTGTTGTGCAAAGTCTCCTTTGAACTGACCGTCCCATCCTTCGTTGATGTCGGTTGAGTAGTACACTTTCTCGCCCCAACGGTTGAAGATATAAATCTCAAACCCTAAGAACCCTTCTGCAGTCACATAGAAACGGTTGTTACGTTCAGGTCCGTATTTGTTAGGAGTAAACGCGTTAGGTACGAACACGGTGATATCAGGGTTGATAGTCAAGG comes from the Bacteroidota bacterium genome and includes:
- a CDS encoding MFS transporter, producing MRNSRSPLAIMFLTIFIDLMGFGIIIPILPNLSVELTGSKSSLAVAGVYALMNFIFAPFWGTLSDRYGRRPIILVSILLTAGANFLFGFVTAFWILILQRALAGIGSANISAANAYVADISTPENRTKNMALVGAAFGLGFIFGPAIGGYLGKHYGIFGIGAFSAALSVVNFVMAYFLLPESLAEKNHAARFELKPVTQLISALKVPVVRELLSLNFVFTLAFSMMQITAAVLWKGMYGLDESQIGYVFSFIGLSSALVQGVLVGRMNKRFGEKKLLYAGLIFMAVGLIAMPIVPAEHFYLELAALALIALANGCITPSVLGLLSKTASKAEQGKMLGLNQSAGSLARVFGPAVGGIAYDLNFHAPYFAGALICLATLYLVYDLMRNKALK
- a CDS encoding T9SS type B sorting domain-containing protein; translated protein: KVTTVAATDITFTDMSTIGQGAISKYEWELGDPLNSKSSAKNPFFEYPTDTGKYIITQTITSDMGCESVHIDTLTINPDITVFVPNAFTPNKYGPERNNRFYVTAEGFLGFEIYIFNRWGEKVYYSTDINEGWDGQFKGDFAQQDVYTYVVNVTSFSGKQYSFYGTVTLLR